The following coding sequences lie in one Lentilactobacillus sp. SPB1-3 genomic window:
- a CDS encoding NADPH-dependent oxidoreductase — translation MKLVAIAGSIGEQSYNRELLQFISKHYSNLVNIELVSINDLPVFNPDKDVSDSEAVQSVYQKLKGAQGVILATPEHNHSVPAALKNLVEWMSFNLHPLEGKPVWIVGASYHNQGSSRAQLHLKQILEAPGVDALVMPGDEFLLSNAKEAFDDEGNLKDARTIGFLDKLIHKFLKYVKVIDLFDAPDPLTVDDEDLDATGRVNTTIDGVDMNDDQWVEKAAAKVHAVDGSTYVKLDRGILTVDQLNYFLKTMPAELTFADDNNQFIYYNQSLPTRKMLAPRRPEQVGDPLSSVHPDRAVEHVKQVIHALRTGESDLVGMPVPGNGPDKHIMHYYKAMRDENGRYRGINEWVLDIMPIVKYYLETTGQKLVVDENQQPVPPIFGLDLDASTGASVHETVATPKADASTGASEDAAPAASTENETPVDDEVGIEISALLNSGSNVATEGVQPKEVTVNVAKDAKPNESNNNPFTDASTGASES, via the coding sequence ATTAAACTAGTAGCGATTGCCGGATCGATCGGCGAACAATCTTATAACAGAGAATTGTTGCAATTCATTTCTAAACATTATAGTAATTTGGTAAATATTGAATTGGTCAGCATTAATGACTTACCCGTATTTAATCCAGATAAAGATGTTAGTGACAGTGAAGCAGTTCAAAGTGTGTACCAAAAACTCAAGGGTGCTCAAGGAGTTATCTTAGCAACCCCCGAGCATAATCATTCGGTTCCAGCCGCATTGAAGAACTTGGTGGAATGGATGTCATTTAATTTACATCCGCTAGAGGGGAAACCAGTTTGGATAGTTGGTGCTTCATACCATAACCAAGGATCTTCAAGAGCTCAACTTCATTTGAAGCAAATCTTGGAAGCTCCAGGTGTCGACGCATTAGTCATGCCTGGTGATGAATTCTTGTTATCAAATGCCAAGGAAGCATTTGATGATGAAGGTAATTTAAAGGATGCCAGAACAATTGGTTTCTTAGATAAACTAATTCATAAATTTTTGAAATACGTTAAGGTGATTGATTTGTTTGATGCTCCAGATCCACTAACAGTTGATGATGAAGATTTAGACGCAACTGGTAGAGTTAACACCACGATTGATGGTGTTGATATGAATGATGACCAGTGGGTTGAAAAGGCTGCTGCCAAAGTACACGCCGTTGATGGTAGTACTTACGTTAAATTAGATCGCGGAATTTTAACAGTCGATCAATTAAACTACTTTTTGAAGACTATGCCAGCTGAGCTCACGTTTGCTGATGATAATAATCAATTTATCTATTACAACCAAAGCTTACCAACTCGTAAAATGTTAGCTCCTCGTCGTCCTGAACAGGTTGGTGATCCATTGTCATCTGTTCACCCTGACAGAGCAGTTGAACATGTTAAACAAGTGATTCATGCACTAAGAACTGGAGAATCAGATTTGGTTGGTATGCCAGTTCCTGGTAATGGACCAGACAAGCACATCATGCATTACTATAAAGCCATGCGTGATGAAAACGGTAGATATCGTGGAATTAATGAATGGGTTCTAGATATCATGCCAATTGTTAAATATTACCTTGAAACTACCGGTCAAAAGTTGGTTGTCGATGAGAATCAACAACCTGTACCGCCTATCTTTGGATTAGATTTAGATGCATCGACAGGCGCCTCTGTTCATGAAACAGTGGCAACACCTAAGGCTGATGCCTCAACAGGTGCTTCTGAAGATGCAGCGCCTGCAGCATCAACTGAGAATGAAACTCCAGTTGATGACGAAGTTGGAATTGAAATTAGTGCATTGTTAAACTCTGGTAGTAATGTTGCTACTGAAGGTGTGCAACCAAAAGAAGTGACTGTAAATGTTGCAAAAGATGCTAAACCAAATGAATCAAACAATAACCCTTTTACTGATGCATCAACAGGAGCATCAGAAAGTTAG